The segment GACTCCTGAGTGGCGTCGTACGGCCCCGGTGTGCTGCCGGCGGCCGGATGACGAAGGGGCCTGCGCACGACCTTCCGGTCGCGCGCAGGCCCCACGCCTGTCCGGGTTACTTCTTGAAGCTGTAGTCCATCAGCTTCTTCGCGTCAGCGGTGCGGTTCGTCACCGAAGAGGAGGCGAGAACCGTGCCGATGACCGTCTTGCCACCGCGGGTCGCGGCGAAGACCAGGCAGTACTTGGCCTCCGGGCCGGAGCCCGTCTTGACGCCAAGAGTGCCCGAGTAGCTGCCGAGCAGCGCGTTGGTGTTGGTCCACGACATGTTGCGGTAGCCACCGCTCTTCGTCGTGACCTTCTGCGTCGTCGACTTCGTCTTCACGACCGTACGGAACGTGGAGTACTTCATCGCGTTGGAGGCGAGCTTCGTCAGGTCGCGCGGAGTCGAGTAGTTCGCGCCCCTTCCGATGCCGTCGAACGAGTCGAAGTGCGTGTTCGTCATGCCGAGTGACCTGGCCGTGGAGTTCATCTTGCCGATGAACGACTTGACCCGCGCGTCCCGGGTGGAGCCGCTGCCGAACTTGTCGGCCAGCGCGTACGCCGCGTCGCAGCCGGACGGGAGCATCAGCCCGTACAGCAGCTGGCGGACGGTGACCTTGTCGCCGACGATCAGCTTGGCCGAGGAGGCCCAGTTGTTGTCGACGATGTAGTCGCTGTACGCCTTCTGGACCGTCACCTTGGAATCAAGGTTGAGGTTCGACTGCGCCAGCACCACCCGAGCCGTCATGATCTTGGTGGTGGAGCCGGTGGAGCGACGGGTGTCCGCGGCCTTGGT is part of the Streptomyces platensis genome and harbors:
- a CDS encoding D-alanyl-D-alanine carboxypeptidase family protein, with the protein product MRNGIKGIRRVSAVAVTAGAVLTAGAFTAPAQAAAPKTPTIAAQGGFVMNNGTGKTLFTKAADTRRSTGSTTKIMTARVVLAQSNLNLDSKVTVQKAYSDYIVDNNWASSAKLIVGDKVTVRQLLYGLMLPSGCDAAYALADKFGSGSTRDARVKSFIGKMNSTARSLGMTNTHFDSFDGIGRGANYSTPRDLTKLASNAMKYSTFRTVVKTKSTTQKVTTKSGGYRNMSWTNTNALLGSYSGTLGVKTGSGPEAKYCLVFAATRGGKTVIGTVLASSSVTNRTADAKKLMDYSFKK